In Panacibacter ginsenosidivorans, the following proteins share a genomic window:
- a CDS encoding glycosyltransferase — translation MEKIKVLHITQSVGGVETYLRQVIQNIDRSKFDLSIASCEPSLEKMCATYEIPYHHINMSRGFNPFTDLVSIFKIRTLIKKQKPALVHLHSSKAGFVGRIAAKFAGCKSLFTPHGVSYLSFTGFKRVLFFMLELVGKKFTYKVLAISQSEANRCIYEIGHKEENIYVIPNSMTIPVVPILVPDKLGQLEGEIKIGTIGRLTPQKNPLQFVDIANGVIKGNNKVHFHFLGAGFHDHLGKEVRESVAHHGIADNFHLIEKGDSIIALNFLRQLDIFILPSIFEGLPYALLEAMLEAVPCVVSKCDGNNDVIDNNDNGYACLITDEFVSVISKLIADKEKAIAIGEAGKQYVKDRHDISNNIKALEKIYSEL, via the coding sequence ATGGAAAAGATAAAAGTCTTACATATAACCCAGTCTGTCGGTGGTGTAGAAACCTATCTGCGACAGGTTATTCAGAATATTGACCGCAGTAAGTTCGATCTCAGCATTGCATCCTGCGAACCTTCTCTTGAGAAGATGTGCGCTACATACGAGATTCCTTATCATCACATTAATATGTCAAGGGGGTTTAATCCTTTTACAGACCTGGTATCCATTTTCAAAATCCGGACATTAATTAAAAAGCAAAAACCAGCACTAGTACACCTGCACAGTTCCAAAGCAGGTTTTGTAGGAAGAATAGCGGCAAAGTTTGCAGGCTGTAAATCATTATTTACACCGCATGGGGTTTCTTATTTATCATTTACTGGGTTTAAGCGTGTACTTTTTTTTATGCTTGAATTGGTAGGAAAAAAATTCACGTATAAAGTACTGGCCATCTCTCAGTCAGAAGCAAACAGGTGTATTTATGAAATAGGGCATAAAGAAGAAAATATTTATGTAATTCCTAACTCTATGACGATACCTGTTGTGCCAATACTTGTACCGGATAAATTAGGGCAACTGGAAGGTGAAATAAAAATTGGAACAATAGGCAGATTAACTCCACAGAAAAACCCACTGCAATTTGTTGATATTGCTAACGGTGTTATCAAAGGAAACAATAAAGTACACTTTCATTTTCTTGGTGCAGGCTTTCATGATCACCTGGGTAAGGAAGTAAGAGAAAGTGTAGCGCATCACGGCATTGCTGATAATTTTCATTTGATTGAAAAGGGTGACAGTATCATTGCGTTGAATTTTCTACGCCAGTTAGACATTTTTATTCTGCCTTCTATATTTGAAGGTTTGCCTTATGCTTTACTCGAAGCTATGCTGGAAGCTGTACCCTGTGTGGTAAGTAAATGTGATGGCAACAATGATGTAATTGATAACAACGATAATGGCTATGCCTGTTTAATTACAGATGAATTTGTAAGCGTTATATCAAAACTTATTGCTGATAAAGAGAAAGCAATAGCGATTGGGGAAGCTGGTAAACAATACGTAAAAGACAGGCATGATATAAGCAATAACATAAAAGCGTTGGAAAAAATCTATTCAGAATTGTAG
- a CDS encoding UDP-glucose dehydrogenase family protein produces MKIVVVGTGYVGLVTGACLSEVGIEVICVDVNIQKIENLQKGILPIYEPGLEDIVERNFKNGRLQFSTNLAEAIIGAQVVFIAVGTPPGEDGSADLQYVLKVADTVGTYMNGYLVVVTKSTVPVGTAAKVKSAISNALKNRSAYIDFDVASNPEFLKEGAAIDDFLKPDRIVIGVESERAKATLHQLYDPFVLNGHPILFMDIPSAEMTKYAANAMLATKISFMNDIANLCDIVGANVNEVRKGIGSDARIGNKFIYAGIGYGGSCFPKDVKALIQTAEQNNYKLRILKAVDEVNNDQKKVILQKIMKHYNDDVAGKTFAVWGLAFKPKTDDMREAPSLVIIEALLKAGANVQAYDPVSMNEAEHMLDAKVVLTKDAINATKGADALILVTEWPEFRLPNWDKISGNMKDHVIFDGRNIYNGDEMRAKGFDYYGIGIK; encoded by the coding sequence ATGAAAATCGTTGTTGTTGGTACTGGTTATGTTGGCCTTGTTACAGGCGCCTGTCTTTCTGAAGTAGGTATAGAAGTTATTTGTGTGGACGTAAATATTCAGAAGATCGAAAACCTGCAAAAAGGAATTCTGCCTATTTATGAACCAGGCCTTGAAGATATTGTGGAACGCAATTTCAAAAATGGTCGTTTGCAATTCAGCACCAACCTGGCAGAAGCTATCATTGGTGCTCAGGTTGTATTTATAGCAGTTGGTACACCTCCGGGTGAAGATGGTAGTGCGGATCTGCAATATGTATTAAAAGTTGCAGATACGGTGGGCACATATATGAACGGTTATCTTGTTGTTGTTACAAAGAGCACTGTGCCCGTTGGTACAGCTGCTAAAGTAAAAAGCGCTATCTCAAATGCATTAAAAAATCGTAGTGCTTATATAGATTTTGATGTAGCTTCTAATCCGGAATTCTTGAAAGAAGGCGCAGCTATTGATGACTTCTTAAAACCAGATCGTATTGTAATTGGTGTGGAAAGTGAGAGAGCGAAAGCAACATTACACCAGTTGTATGATCCGTTTGTTTTAAATGGACATCCTATTCTTTTCATGGATATTCCTTCTGCGGAGATGACCAAATATGCTGCAAATGCAATGCTGGCAACCAAAATATCTTTCATGAATGATATTGCCAATCTCTGTGATATTGTTGGCGCCAACGTAAATGAGGTGCGTAAAGGAATCGGCTCTGATGCACGCATTGGTAACAAATTTATTTATGCAGGCATTGGTTATGGCGGTTCATGTTTTCCAAAAGATGTAAAAGCGCTTATACAAACTGCTGAACAAAACAATTATAAACTTCGCATATTAAAAGCTGTTGATGAAGTAAATAATGATCAGAAGAAAGTAATACTTCAAAAGATCATGAAACATTATAACGATGATGTGGCAGGTAAAACATTTGCAGTCTGGGGGCTTGCATTCAAGCCTAAGACAGATGATATGCGTGAAGCACCATCGTTGGTGATCATCGAAGCGTTACTCAAAGCAGGTGCTAACGTACAGGCTTACGACCCTGTTTCTATGAACGAAGCAGAGCATATGCTTGATGCAAAAGTGGTACTTACAAAAGATGCTATCAACGCAACCAAAGGTGCGGATGCGTTAATACTTGTAACAGAGTGGCCAGAATTTCGCTTGCCCAACTGGGATAAGATCAGCGGTAATATGAAAGATCATGTGATCTTTGATGGCCGCAATATTTATAATGGCGATGAAATGAGAGCAAAGGGCTTTGATTATTATGGAATAGGTATTAAATAA
- a CDS encoding sulfotransferase domain-containing protein → MQQKIPNFLVCGPPKCASTSIYFYLKQHPEIYMSPEKQIRFFSVYYDKGADFYINTYFSGITTEKMAGEATPTYSLLPFVAKRIYDYNPEMKLVFCLRNPVERTFSGYTMRANNGTEHLSFREAITENLKQRETVKFESEKDAADWAADMIRGDRLEETGFRTYLEGSLYATNLRHYLKYFSLSQIKVVFLDNLQKDLHGTLKEIYTFLGVDPNYVIEKTEQKNTYKKSKLKFLEPILGKNKPLSKMLARIMPGGIKKKILDTMYVEGSKKKLTPEDRKFAYEILKNEIDDLEKLLSIDLSHWKLS, encoded by the coding sequence ATGCAGCAAAAGATACCTAATTTTTTAGTATGCGGACCGCCCAAATGCGCTTCTACATCTATATATTTTTACTTAAAACAACATCCCGAAATTTACATGTCCCCTGAAAAACAAATACGGTTTTTCAGTGTATATTATGATAAAGGAGCAGACTTTTATATCAATACTTATTTCTCCGGTATTACTACAGAAAAAATGGCTGGGGAAGCTACACCTACCTATTCCTTATTACCATTTGTAGCAAAACGTATCTATGATTATAACCCAGAAATGAAACTTGTTTTTTGTTTGCGTAATCCTGTTGAAAGAACATTTTCAGGATATACCATGCGTGCAAACAACGGAACAGAACATCTTTCATTTCGCGAGGCAATAACAGAAAATCTGAAGCAAAGAGAAACGGTGAAATTCGAAAGTGAAAAAGATGCTGCAGACTGGGCAGCTGATATGATCCGCGGAGACAGGCTCGAAGAAACAGGCTTCAGAACTTACCTTGAAGGAAGTTTGTATGCAACCAATCTTCGTCATTACTTAAAATATTTTTCACTTTCACAGATCAAAGTTGTTTTTCTTGATAACCTGCAAAAAGACCTGCATGGAACACTAAAAGAAATCTATACTTTTCTTGGTGTGGACCCTAATTACGTAATTGAAAAAACAGAGCAAAAGAACACATACAAGAAATCAAAACTCAAGTTCCTGGAACCAATACTCGGAAAGAATAAACCACTTTCTAAAATGCTGGCTCGTATTATGCCGGGTGGAATAAAGAAGAAGATTCTTGATACTATGTATGTTGAAGGCAGTAAGAAAAAGTTAACACCGGAAGACCGGAAGTTTGCTTATGAAATATTGAAAAATGAAATTGATGATCTGGAAAAATTACTAAGTATTGATCTTTCACACTGGAAATTATCTTAA
- a CDS encoding sulfotransferase domain-containing protein yields the protein MSRAILPNTFIIGVQKAGTTTLDGWLSQHPQIYCYESLKDVMLFFRFKSIEEILQRMEKEPVPYKGQPVVLQSAVNYIFYPQYLEKLGQMSPAAKLILILRNPVDRAVSSYGYFTKMLREKRRMQGAVIYEPKDSTEFSKDNSDFTYIEHGFYAKQIKSCLKYFSREQLLILDYDDLASNPSKLLKQVFSFLNIDENFQPDLAPKNVTGSVKNQYLQESLIHRGKFRKWVVDKIVDPIFPVGKRKMLKRKLFELNTGKKKTEVPVVADKETIASIKKQLQPYFLEDTKELDVMLGTDFYNKWFEKKMVSEPGN from the coding sequence ATGAGCAGGGCCATATTGCCAAATACATTTATAATAGGTGTTCAAAAAGCCGGCACCACTACGCTGGATGGCTGGCTTAGCCAGCATCCGCAGATCTATTGCTATGAATCTTTGAAAGATGTGATGCTTTTTTTTCGCTTTAAATCTATAGAAGAGATACTGCAACGAATGGAAAAAGAACCGGTGCCGTATAAAGGGCAGCCTGTGGTTCTGCAATCAGCAGTTAATTACATTTTCTACCCGCAATATTTGGAGAAGCTTGGGCAAATGAGTCCTGCTGCGAAACTGATTCTTATACTAAGAAACCCTGTTGACAGGGCGGTTTCTTCTTACGGCTATTTTACAAAAATGCTTCGCGAAAAAAGACGCATGCAGGGAGCCGTAATATATGAACCAAAAGACAGCACTGAATTTTCTAAGGACAATAGTGATTTTACTTATATAGAACACGGTTTCTATGCAAAGCAAATAAAAAGTTGTTTAAAATATTTTTCAAGGGAGCAATTGCTGATATTGGATTATGATGATCTTGCAAGCAATCCTTCAAAACTTTTGAAACAGGTATTTTCATTTTTGAATATTGACGAAAACTTTCAACCTGATCTTGCGCCAAAAAATGTAACAGGTTCTGTGAAAAATCAATATCTGCAAGAGAGTTTGATTCATCGCGGCAAATTTCGTAAATGGGTTGTTGATAAAATAGTTGATCCTATTTTTCCTGTTGGAAAAAGAAAAATGTTGAAGCGTAAATTATTTGAATTAAATACCGGTAAGAAAAAAACCGAAGTGCCTGTTGTTGCCGATAAAGAAACCATAGCATCCATCAAAAAGCAATTGCAGCCTTATTTTTTGGAAGACACAAAGGAACTGGATGTAATGCTGGGAACAGATTTTTATAACAAATGGTTTGAGAAAAAAATGGTTAGTGAACCAGGTAATTAA
- a CDS encoding sulfotransferase, with the protein MSDNRSGSTLLENILSKSDECFSVGELAMLKGHLLKNGPGEKWNWTCACGSALTDCVFWSSIIKQTYQADPENFASALTWNFKSKALALNAMAPFMFKKKFLKVINQPVNVKVTNTLNKLFQLVHEKSGKNFIVDSSKNPLQALAIYKKVTGFDVKIIWLKRDLRAIVTSKTKWKSLNKKKEKSMQKLLLDVFYYRRLCYTVSTLVKPEDIIELDYKTLATNTHEELQKIFNAFGMKAFPTPEYMELVEDHTIGGTPGRFSKKPIQYDDSWKEQYNDNKLAYFTGGVLNKI; encoded by the coding sequence ATGTCAGACAACAGGTCTGGTTCTACTTTGCTGGAAAATATTTTATCAAAATCTGATGAATGTTTTTCGGTAGGAGAGCTTGCCATGTTGAAAGGGCACCTGCTAAAAAATGGTCCGGGTGAAAAATGGAATTGGACCTGTGCATGTGGCAGTGCTTTAACTGATTGTGTTTTCTGGTCGTCTATAATAAAACAAACCTACCAGGCAGATCCGGAAAATTTTGCCAGTGCGCTTACCTGGAATTTTAAATCGAAAGCACTTGCACTAAATGCAATGGCTCCTTTTATGTTCAAAAAGAAATTTTTGAAAGTTATTAATCAGCCGGTGAATGTAAAAGTAACCAATACGCTGAATAAATTATTTCAATTAGTACACGAAAAGAGTGGCAAAAATTTCATTGTGGATTCTTCTAAAAATCCTTTGCAGGCACTTGCTATTTATAAAAAAGTTACTGGCTTTGATGTAAAAATAATCTGGCTAAAAAGAGATTTGAGAGCAATTGTAACTTCCAAAACCAAATGGAAAAGCCTGAATAAAAAGAAGGAAAAATCTATGCAGAAACTCCTGCTTGATGTTTTTTATTATCGCAGGCTTTGTTATACTGTTTCTACTTTAGTAAAGCCTGAAGATATTATTGAGCTTGATTATAAAACTTTGGCAACAAATACGCACGAAGAATTACAGAAAATATTTAATGCTTTTGGTATGAAGGCTTTTCCTACACCAGAGTATATGGAATTGGTAGAAGATCATACCATTGGCGGTACACCAGGAAGATTTTCAAAGAAGCCAATTCAGTATGATGATAGCTGGAAAGAACAATACAATGACAATAAGCTCGCTTATTTTACAGGTGGTGTATTGAATAAAATATAG